One segment of Paenibacillus rhizovicinus DNA contains the following:
- a CDS encoding MarR family winged helix-turn-helix transcriptional regulator: protein MDKKQLFMQAVSFITSVHQATYEMTKDFALGDITPVQYGILEYIAVSQPVTLSEISDCKHISMPNTSRELKKLTDKGLCEKLDAPEDKRKQYIRLSAAGQSFMNAAFAHMETQFFRQLRHATEADLGRIAEAMDVLQKSLFQEPNA, encoded by the coding sequence ATGGACAAAAAGCAACTTTTCATGCAGGCGGTGTCGTTCATAACCTCCGTTCATCAGGCGACGTACGAAATGACGAAGGATTTTGCGCTCGGGGACATTACGCCGGTCCAATACGGGATACTGGAATATATCGCGGTTTCACAGCCGGTGACGCTAAGCGAGATCAGCGACTGCAAACACATTTCGATGCCCAATACGAGCCGCGAGCTGAAGAAGCTGACCGACAAAGGGCTGTGCGAGAAACTCGATGCCCCCGAAGATAAGCGCAAGCAGTACATTCGGCTGTCCGCAGCCGGACAATCCTTCATGAACGCGGCATTCGCGCATATGGAAACGCAGTTCTTCCGTCAGCTTCGGCATGCGACCGAGGCGGATTTGGGGCGGATCGCGGAGGCCATGGACGTGCTGCAAAAGAGTTTGTTTCAAGAACCCAACGCTTAG
- a CDS encoding imm11 family protein: MKVWKITPSEESIVVKRNDQTDDFIFRASEGESLRNEWKSIKLNVLRKGRHKDFPRMIPGILLLGNKSLQKIEPLINQNVEFLNVENDEMAIMVCNVITVIDCIDYERSEPTYFKSTGRLSGFDKISFYPERVKDVPIFKAPETTSTEIYVSDEFRELVLMSKLKGLQFVEVYDSEVTEEMELHAQQKYDSLLEKIEQTKGQEFSWDEAMKIVSTGMAVVSGKWKLQAGSNGNILIGELSVDGTYFWVDPIFIPPVLLNLKWHRAEGV; encoded by the coding sequence ATGAAAGTTTGGAAAATAACCCCTTCGGAAGAAAGCATAGTAGTTAAACGAAATGATCAGACGGATGATTTTATTTTTCGTGCATCAGAAGGAGAATCATTAAGGAATGAATGGAAATCCATTAAGTTAAATGTTCTTAGAAAAGGCAGGCATAAAGACTTTCCAAGAATGATTCCAGGAATATTATTGTTGGGAAATAAATCACTACAAAAAATTGAGCCGCTAATTAATCAAAATGTTGAATTCCTTAATGTGGAAAATGATGAAATGGCAATCATGGTATGTAACGTAATAACGGTAATAGATTGTATAGATTACGAGCGCTCTGAGCCAACTTATTTTAAAAGTACTGGTAGGCTCTCTGGATTTGATAAAATATCGTTCTATCCGGAGAGAGTGAAAGATGTTCCTATCTTTAAAGCGCCAGAAACAACATCAACAGAAATATATGTCTCTGATGAGTTTCGTGAACTCGTACTTATGTCAAAATTAAAGGGGCTTCAATTTGTAGAGGTATATGACTCTGAAGTAACCGAGGAGATGGAACTTCATGCTCAACAAAAATATGATTCTTTGCTAGAGAAAATAGAACAAACCAAAGGACAAGAATTTAGCTGGGACGAGGCTATGAAAATCGTTAGTACTGGAATGGCAGTTGTAAGTGGAAAATGGAAGCTTCAAGCCGGAAGTAACGGAAATATACTCATTGGAGAATTGAGCGTTGACGGCACTTATTTCTGGGTAGATCCAATTTTTATTCCTCCGGTATTACTTAATCTAAAGTGGCATAGAGCTGAGGGTGTTTAA
- a CDS encoding NAD(P)H-dependent oxidoreductase yields MNMLVIYTHPNHQSLSYAFLQQVIQGSGENDAVTEVKVLDLYEADFNPVLVFNQDKRRRDMHSDPALAVYREQLLWADKIVFVYPIWWGRPPAMLLGYIDQMFASGFAYRDKGGLMPEGLLTNKSVVCVSTMKGPALYPLFWLNNAHKVLMRKALFRFVGIKKVKFFEFGRMEQPNGTQAKKLEKVYKYFKTINA; encoded by the coding sequence ATGAACATGCTCGTTATTTACACCCATCCGAATCACCAAAGCTTAAGCTATGCATTCTTGCAGCAGGTCATTCAAGGCAGCGGCGAGAATGACGCCGTTACGGAAGTGAAGGTGCTTGATCTGTATGAGGCTGACTTCAATCCCGTTCTCGTGTTCAATCAGGACAAACGCAGGAGGGATATGCACAGCGATCCGGCGTTGGCCGTTTATCGGGAGCAGCTGCTTTGGGCCGACAAGATCGTCTTCGTCTATCCCATTTGGTGGGGCCGTCCTCCCGCGATGCTGCTCGGTTATATCGACCAAATGTTCGCGTCCGGCTTCGCTTACCGTGACAAGGGGGGCCTGATGCCGGAGGGACTGCTGACAAATAAATCCGTCGTCTGCGTGTCCACCATGAAAGGCCCCGCGCTCTACCCGCTGTTTTGGCTGAACAACGCGCACAAGGTACTGATGCGCAAAGCATTGTTCCGCTTCGTCGGCATCAAGAAGGTGAAATTCTTCGAATTCGGCCGCATGGAACAGCCGAACGGGACGCAGGCCAAGAAGCTGGAGAAGGTGTACAAATATTTCAAGACAATAAATGCGTAA
- a CDS encoding GH92 family glycosyl hydrolase, with amino-acid sequence MIHESAAVSVSEYVNTRRGSNSDPSYSKGNTFPATGVPFGFNFWTPMTNASEPRWIYQYSKSGIQAFTISHMPSPWIGDRQTFQFMPMSDQVTVDRDAREASFDHANETAKAHVYSVKFDNGIQTELAPTDHAACVRFSFPTDRSYLLFDTFDNLDASIAWDEGNGVVTGHVDYPDGFLRLVPRMYVYAEFSKPFVRSSKVEGYRDLTSWVEFDTVQDRQVTMKIATSFISVEQAKANLLDEIGSSTFEQVKLAAQDAWDAILNKIEVEGASEEQLITLYSNLYRLFIYPNSAYEHVGGKPQYATPYVKGNPIKEGKLYVNNGFWDTYRTTWPMYALLTPDKAGELAEGFLKGYKDGGWMARWSAPGCVDCMVGTNSDVIFADAYLKGITGFDAEAAYDSMIRNAATYSSDSSKGRKGMERSVFLGYTPQDHVGESTSWSLESYLNDFGIAQLATALGKEDDAKYFYNRALNYVHIFSPSVGFFRGKNEDGSWRTSDEEFSSIRWGSEYTEGNAWHYCVAVPHDGQGLANLYGGREGLSDKIDDVFNAPRDYEEGGYGFVIHEMVEAYDIDRGQYGHSNQPVHHTIYMYNYAGTPWKTQARARDIVTRLYDSGVGTGNGYQGDEDNGEMSAWYLFAAMGFYPVSVGRPEYAIGAPYFKKMTIHLENGKDIVIHAPKVNDDNIYVQGLKMNGQDHSKNYFLHRDLADGALLEFDMGPSPSSWGSGKDDVPPSLTTGELPPQPLQDLANGGKVTASGENEAAGNAAAQAFVNNSSTKWQTSGATGWIQYELKEAGAVQMYTITSANDGQQQDPKSWELLASNDGTHWSVLDARTDEAFAWRQHTRAFAMNQAEAFTFYRLHVKQNHGADSLQIAEIELLG; translated from the coding sequence ATGATCCATGAGTCTGCAGCCGTAAGCGTTTCGGAATATGTCAATACGCGCAGGGGGAGTAACTCGGATCCGTCGTATTCGAAAGGGAATACGTTTCCAGCCACGGGCGTTCCGTTCGGATTCAATTTCTGGACGCCTATGACGAACGCAAGCGAGCCAAGATGGATATACCAGTACAGCAAAAGCGGCATTCAGGCGTTTACGATCAGCCATATGCCAAGCCCCTGGATCGGCGATCGCCAAACGTTCCAGTTCATGCCGATGTCCGATCAGGTCACGGTGGATCGAGACGCCCGAGAGGCTTCATTCGATCACGCGAACGAAACAGCCAAGGCACACGTATACAGCGTGAAGTTCGATAACGGCATCCAAACCGAGCTGGCTCCGACTGACCATGCGGCTTGTGTTCGATTCAGCTTCCCAACGGATCGTTCCTATTTGCTGTTCGATACGTTCGACAACCTGGATGCCTCCATTGCATGGGATGAAGGGAACGGCGTCGTTACGGGACATGTCGATTATCCGGATGGATTCTTGAGGCTGGTGCCTAGAATGTACGTCTATGCCGAGTTCAGCAAGCCTTTTGTACGCTCCAGTAAAGTCGAAGGTTACCGTGACCTCACTTCTTGGGTCGAATTCGATACGGTTCAAGATCGTCAAGTGACCATGAAGATCGCGACTTCCTTTATCAGCGTCGAACAAGCGAAGGCGAATCTCTTGGATGAAATCGGCAGCAGCACCTTCGAGCAAGTGAAGCTGGCCGCGCAGGATGCCTGGGATGCGATCTTGAATAAGATCGAGGTGGAAGGCGCCTCCGAGGAGCAGTTGATTACGCTGTATTCCAACTTATATCGTCTGTTCATCTATCCAAACTCGGCTTACGAGCATGTTGGAGGCAAGCCGCAATATGCAACGCCTTATGTGAAAGGCAATCCGATCAAGGAAGGCAAACTTTATGTAAACAACGGCTTCTGGGACACATACCGGACAACATGGCCGATGTATGCGCTGCTGACGCCCGATAAAGCCGGAGAGTTGGCGGAAGGCTTCCTTAAGGGCTATAAGGACGGGGGCTGGATGGCTAGATGGTCCGCTCCGGGCTGCGTAGATTGCATGGTGGGAACGAATTCTGACGTTATTTTTGCGGATGCTTATTTGAAGGGTATTACGGGCTTCGACGCGGAAGCTGCCTATGATTCGATGATCAGGAATGCGGCAACCTACAGCAGCGATTCCTCCAAAGGACGCAAAGGAATGGAGCGTTCCGTGTTCTTGGGTTATACCCCGCAGGATCACGTCGGCGAATCGACCTCCTGGTCGCTTGAAAGCTATCTGAACGACTTTGGTATTGCTCAGCTGGCAACCGCGCTCGGCAAAGAAGATGACGCCAAATACTTCTATAACCGGGCATTGAATTATGTGCATATCTTCTCGCCGTCCGTCGGCTTCTTCCGTGGCAAGAACGAGGACGGTTCCTGGCGCACTTCCGACGAAGAATTCAGCTCGATCCGCTGGGGCTCTGAATACACGGAGGGGAATGCCTGGCACTATTGCGTAGCTGTTCCGCATGACGGACAAGGGCTTGCCAATCTGTATGGCGGAAGAGAAGGACTGTCGGACAAAATCGACGATGTGTTCAACGCGCCCAGGGATTATGAAGAAGGAGGATACGGCTTCGTTATTCATGAGATGGTCGAGGCTTACGATATCGATCGCGGACAGTACGGACATTCGAATCAGCCCGTTCATCATACCATCTACATGTACAACTACGCCGGTACGCCTTGGAAGACGCAAGCGCGTGCTCGCGATATCGTAACGCGTCTATATGATTCCGGAGTAGGGACAGGCAACGGCTATCAAGGCGATGAAGATAACGGCGAAATGTCCGCCTGGTATCTGTTTGCCGCGATGGGCTTTTACCCTGTAAGCGTAGGACGTCCTGAATATGCGATCGGTGCCCCTTATTTCAAGAAGATGACGATTCATTTGGAGAATGGCAAGGATATTGTCATCCATGCTCCGAAGGTGAATGACGACAACATCTATGTACAGGGTTTGAAAATGAATGGGCAAGACCATTCGAAGAACTACTTCTTGCACCGGGATCTTGCAGATGGAGCCTTGCTGGAGTTCGATATGGGTCCCTCTCCGTCAAGCTGGGGCTCAGGGAAAGACGATGTGCCGCCTTCACTGACGACGGGCGAGCTCCCGCCGCAGCCGTTGCAAGACTTGGCTAACGGAGGCAAGGTCACGGCAAGCGGGGAGAATGAAGCAGCCGGCAACGCGGCAGCTCAGGCGTTCGTCAACAATTCTTCGACGAAATGGCAGACATCGGGAGCGACTGGCTGGATTCAATACGAGCTGAAGGAAGCAGGTGCCGTGCAAATGTACACCATCACCTCGGCAAATGATGGCCAGCAGCAGGATCCCAAGAGCTGGGAGCTCCTCGCTTCCAACGATGGTACCCACTGGAGCGTACTGGATGCGAGAACGGACGAAGCCTTCGCCTGGAGACAGCACACGCGTGCATTCGCCATGAATCAGGCCGAGGCGTTCACCTTCTACCGTTTGCATGTGAAGCAAAACCATGGGGCGGACTCCTTGCAAATCGCGGAAATCGAATTGCTGGGATAA